In Chloracidobacterium sp., the following proteins share a genomic window:
- a CDS encoding dehydrogenase: MARVNNWQLGREMSYWYPESRPEKQFAAVFDTNKCIACQTCTLACKTTWTSGKGQEYMLWNNVETKPYGFYPLAWDLNLLQMLDGQQWTEKDGKHVYEGSTIFENAPAGERVLGWRPSDEDYSYPNVGEDDCSGGVDGGASLEGTHDMAWFYYLARICNHCTYPACLASCPRGSIYKRPEDGIVLVDQGRCRGYQECVRGCPYKKVFFNPMTSTSEKCIACYPKIEEGLSPQCFENCIGKIRMAGFLNTPDKAQADNPLDYLVHIKKVALPLFPQFGLEPNVYYIPPVHVPTHFTQQMFGPGVDKAVEVYRNAPNDPELTSLLGLFGSTASIVRKWKRVGDKAIGMDENGKELVNVPFKEPVHIRPAYDKVYQITRTNCP; this comes from the coding sequence ATGGCACGCGTAAATAACTGGCAGCTTGGCCGTGAAATGTCTTACTGGTATCCGGAGAGTCGCCCTGAAAAGCAGTTCGCCGCCGTCTTCGACACGAATAAATGCATCGCGTGTCAGACCTGCACACTGGCTTGCAAGACCACCTGGACGAGCGGCAAGGGGCAGGAATACATGCTCTGGAACAACGTCGAGACCAAACCATACGGCTTTTATCCGCTCGCGTGGGACCTCAACCTGCTCCAGATGCTCGACGGCCAGCAGTGGACCGAGAAGGACGGTAAACACGTCTATGAGGGCAGCACGATATTTGAGAATGCTCCCGCGGGCGAACGCGTTCTCGGCTGGCGGCCAAGCGACGAGGATTACTCGTATCCAAATGTTGGCGAAGACGATTGTTCAGGCGGCGTTGACGGCGGAGCGAGCCTCGAAGGCACGCATGACATGGCTTGGTTCTACTATCTGGCCCGCATCTGTAATCACTGCACGTATCCGGCGTGTCTCGCATCGTGCCCTCGCGGTTCGATCTACAAACGCCCGGAGGACGGCATCGTGCTCGTCGATCAGGGCCGTTGCCGAGGTTATCAGGAATGCGTCCGAGGCTGTCCTTATAAGAAAGTGTTCTTTAATCCGATGACTTCGACGTCAGAGAAGTGTATCGCGTGTTACCCCAAGATCGAGGAGGGCCTGTCGCCGCAGTGCTTTGAGAACTGCATCGGCAAGATTCGGATGGCCGGTTTTCTCAACACACCCGACAAGGCGCAGGCAGATAACCCACTCGACTATCTTGTCCACATCAAGAAGGTTGCTCTGCCGCTGTTTCCGCAATTCGGGCTCGAGCCAAATGTTTACTACATCCCACCCGTGCATGTGCCGACGCATTTTACGCAGCAGATGTTTGGGCCGGGCGTCGATAAGGCGGTCGAGGTTTACAGAAACGCACCAAATGATCCAGAGCTAACAAGCTTGCTCGGGTTATTCGGTTCGACCGCGAGTATCGTGCGCAAATGGAAACGCGTGGGCGATAAAGCGATCGGAATGGATGAGAACGGTAAAGAACTGGTCAATGTGCCGTTCAAAGAACCGGTGCATATTCGCCCGGCTTACGACAAGGTCTATCAGATCACACGCACAAATTGCCCGTAG